One Corynebacterium tuberculostearicum DNA window includes the following coding sequences:
- a CDS encoding TadA family conjugal transfer-associated ATPase, whose product MSEHKAAQETLEKMQRIIAAEPELVHDAAALARRIRAEAGVISDVAVLDLLRRLRQDATGMGPLDAVLGREGVTDVVVNGPHAVFMDRGEGLERTDITFRDDAEVRQLASRLAAASGTRLDDAQPFADGRVTRPDGVVLRVHALLSPPAVAGTCLSLRVLRQAQTTLPQLVDNGTLPKDIAALLRAVVDKRISFLVIGGTGSGKTTLLSALLGTVSERERILVIEDTAELSPHHPHCVSVVSRRANAEGSGEVTMSQLLRQALRMRPDRIVVGEIRGREVVDLLAALNTGHDGGAGTLHANSLFEVPARMEALAALGGVDRAALHSQLAAAVHMVLTMERTPQGRRLAHIGLLEGNPVTPRIIWSAEDGPADGFAEFSAQLLGEHAGEASRA is encoded by the coding sequence ATGAGCGAGCATAAAGCAGCACAAGAAACGCTGGAAAAGATGCAGCGCATCATTGCCGCCGAGCCCGAATTGGTGCATGATGCGGCAGCTCTGGCCCGGCGCATTCGCGCAGAAGCCGGCGTGATTAGTGACGTTGCAGTGCTCGACCTGCTGCGCCGCCTGCGCCAAGACGCCACCGGGATGGGCCCGCTCGATGCGGTGCTGGGGCGCGAGGGTGTCACAGACGTCGTAGTCAACGGGCCACACGCGGTATTCATGGACCGCGGCGAAGGCCTCGAGCGCACCGATATCACCTTCCGCGATGATGCCGAGGTCCGCCAGCTGGCCAGCCGGCTTGCGGCAGCTTCAGGCACGCGCCTCGATGATGCGCAGCCCTTTGCCGATGGCCGCGTCACTCGCCCCGATGGTGTCGTATTGCGCGTCCACGCACTGCTGAGCCCGCCCGCAGTGGCCGGGACTTGCCTGAGCCTGCGCGTATTGCGCCAAGCGCAGACCACCCTGCCCCAGCTTGTAGACAATGGCACGCTGCCAAAAGACATCGCGGCGCTGCTGCGCGCCGTGGTGGACAAACGCATCTCCTTTCTAGTCATCGGCGGCACTGGTTCCGGCAAAACCACCCTGCTCTCCGCGCTGTTGGGAACCGTCTCCGAGCGCGAACGCATCCTCGTTATCGAGGACACCGCCGAGCTCTCCCCACACCACCCGCATTGCGTCAGCGTGGTCTCGCGCCGGGCCAACGCGGAAGGAAGCGGCGAGGTCACGATGTCACAACTGCTGCGCCAAGCGCTGCGCATGCGGCCGGACCGCATCGTGGTGGGAGAGATCCGCGGCCGCGAGGTGGTGGATCTCCTCGCCGCGCTCAACACCGGCCACGACGGCGGCGCCGGCACGCTGCACGCCAATTCCCTCTTTGAAGTACCAGCCCGCATGGAGGCGCTCGCCGCCCTCGGCGGCGTGGACCGCGCGGCGCTGCATTCGCAATTGGCGGCGGCTGTGCACATGGTGCTGACCATGGAGCGCACCCCGCAGGGCCGCCGCCTCGCCCATATCGGCCTGCTCGAGGGAAACCCAGTGACCCCGCGCATCATCTGGAGCGCCGAAGATGGCCCGGCAGACGGCTTCGCGGAATTCTCCGCGCAGCTGCTGGGAGAGCATGCCGGGGAGGCCAGCCGTGCTTAG
- the nth gene encoding endonuclease III: protein MNSALSAASAPELRAPEVNRRLAQEYPDARCALDYGSPLQLLIATVLSAQCTDERVNSVTPELFARYPEAADYAAAQRSDLESILRPLGFQRAKAGHLLGIGEKLVADFQGEVPRTVKELTSLPGVGRKTALVVLGNAFGIPGLTVDTHFSRLMQRLGLTGEKTPVKIERDIAKLVSEEEWTMFSHRVIFHGRQVCHARTPECEACVLRDMCPAARGR from the coding sequence ATGAATTCAGCACTGTCAGCGGCCAGCGCGCCGGAGCTACGCGCACCGGAAGTAAATCGGCGTTTGGCGCAGGAATATCCGGATGCACGGTGTGCCTTGGATTATGGCTCCCCGCTGCAGCTGCTCATTGCCACCGTTCTTTCCGCACAATGCACGGATGAACGCGTGAATTCGGTGACCCCTGAACTCTTTGCCCGCTACCCCGAGGCGGCAGATTATGCGGCTGCGCAGCGTTCGGACTTGGAGAGCATCCTGCGGCCGTTGGGCTTTCAGCGCGCCAAGGCGGGTCACCTTTTGGGCATCGGGGAGAAGCTGGTGGCAGATTTTCAAGGCGAGGTCCCGCGCACGGTCAAGGAACTGACCAGCTTGCCCGGTGTTGGTCGCAAGACCGCACTGGTGGTGCTCGGAAATGCCTTCGGGATTCCTGGGCTGACCGTGGATACGCACTTTAGCCGCCTCATGCAGCGGCTCGGGCTGACGGGGGAGAAGACCCCGGTCAAGATTGAGCGGGACATCGCTAAGCTCGTGTCGGAGGAAGAGTGGACGATGTTTTCGCACCGCGTCATCTTCCACGGGCGTCAGGTCTGCCATGCGCGCACGCCGGAGTGCGAAGCATGTGTTCTGCGGGATATGTGTCCAGCCGCTCGTGGGCGCTAG
- a CDS encoding HAD family hydrolase, with the protein MPTSREPRHPRPASATRTGGDPARTAAFFDLDKTIIATSSAYAFGREFLHNGLISPAEALQLSLAKASYMFSGLTSEGMDSTRDQLTALVTGWSVDEVRAIARDTMHHVVTPSIYAEARELIRAHRAAGHHVVIVSASAAVLVDIIAEELGVEHVIATELAEENGRFTGEVLFYCKGPNKAEALERTAAAENLDLNASYAYSDSATDIPMLEKVGHPVAVNPDKQLKRHALTHQWEIRSFKDPEPLLPAPTAKEIGIGASVLAGTAAVIGAGLWLAQHPGRPGPPKRGPRRAS; encoded by the coding sequence ATGCCTACTTCCCGCGAGCCCCGTCATCCCCGCCCCGCCAGCGCAACCCGCACCGGCGGCGACCCCGCACGCACCGCGGCGTTTTTCGATCTCGATAAGACCATCATCGCCACCTCCTCGGCCTATGCGTTTGGTCGCGAGTTCCTCCACAACGGGCTCATCTCGCCGGCCGAAGCACTGCAGCTCTCACTTGCTAAGGCCAGCTATATGTTTTCCGGCCTGACCAGCGAAGGCATGGATTCCACCCGCGACCAACTCACCGCACTGGTCACCGGGTGGTCCGTGGACGAGGTGCGCGCCATCGCCCGCGACACCATGCATCACGTGGTCACACCCTCCATTTATGCCGAGGCCCGCGAACTCATCCGCGCCCACCGCGCCGCTGGCCACCACGTGGTCATCGTCTCTGCCTCCGCGGCCGTACTGGTGGACATCATCGCAGAGGAACTCGGCGTCGAGCACGTCATCGCCACCGAATTGGCAGAAGAAAACGGCCGTTTTACCGGGGAGGTGCTCTTTTACTGCAAGGGCCCCAATAAGGCAGAGGCCCTGGAGCGGACCGCAGCGGCAGAAAACCTCGACCTTAATGCCAGCTACGCCTACTCGGATTCCGCTACCGATATCCCGATGCTGGAAAAGGTAGGCCACCCCGTCGCCGTCAACCCAGACAAGCAACTAAAGCGCCACGCTCTCACCCACCAATGGGAGATCCGCTCCTTTAAGGACCCAGAGCCGCTCCTGCCTGCACCGACCGCCAAAGAAATTGGAATCGGCGCCTCCGTTCTGGCAGGTACCGCGGCAGTTATCGGCGCTGGCCTGTGGCTCGCCCAGCACCCGGGCCGCCCCGGCCCGCCCAAGCGGGGCCCACGGCGCGCCTCCTAG
- a CDS encoding TlpA family protein disulfide reductase, which translates to MKNYVLGTVIAAILITVIAVAGVSQLRGGDGSEEASPSEASPQEVPQRPDCPAGTVAGVELECLGGAAAGKPADEGVSVVNVWAWWCEPCRAELPYLQDVAEAHPDWQVVGVHADKNAGNGAAFLNDLGVELPSFQDSDNKFAGELGLPGVVPVTVVLKDGEVRKQFAQPFSSVAEIEKAVEEAIAA; encoded by the coding sequence ATGAAGAACTACGTCCTTGGCACGGTGATTGCCGCGATCCTCATCACCGTCATTGCGGTAGCTGGGGTCTCGCAGTTGCGGGGTGGGGACGGATCCGAGGAGGCGTCGCCAAGCGAGGCTTCCCCGCAAGAAGTCCCGCAGCGCCCAGACTGCCCGGCCGGCACTGTGGCTGGGGTAGAGCTGGAGTGCCTAGGCGGTGCGGCCGCCGGAAAGCCGGCCGATGAGGGCGTATCCGTGGTTAACGTGTGGGCGTGGTGGTGCGAGCCGTGCCGCGCGGAGCTTCCCTATCTGCAGGATGTGGCGGAAGCGCACCCGGACTGGCAGGTCGTAGGCGTGCACGCGGATAAGAACGCGGGAAATGGTGCGGCCTTCTTGAATGACCTGGGCGTGGAGCTGCCGAGCTTCCAGGATTCGGATAATAAGTTCGCCGGTGAGCTGGGCCTGCCGGGCGTGGTGCCGGTGACGGTGGTGCTCAAGGACGGTGAGGTGCGCAAGCAATTTGCGCAGCCGTTTAGCTCCGTAGCGGAGATTGAAAAGGCCGTGGAGGAGGCGATTGCGGCATGA
- a CDS encoding oxidoreductase: protein MDMSENDALSPLFRLPGVKESAEKAAAAIARAHRRPAGLRKFEVISAESLMRGARASVALDGHAIPPHPGPEDMEEGPLASAVSAYSVAAPELLEATVRSFARAPLQVLARIDVAAGGTGIPAGESARLQGLGRLIAQGGGPAFDLLLPSVVHAEIAAGEFFGPRSGLVARVASRLAAVHTGFDPRGFAVPEVYYTRHRAEYAAAVGNYRTALADALLTHLAAWTAGGKEADAIARAA from the coding sequence ATGGATATGTCAGAAAATGACGCGTTATCCCCGCTGTTTCGCCTGCCGGGGGTGAAAGAAAGTGCAGAAAAGGCCGCCGCTGCCATTGCTCGTGCACACCGCCGACCTGCAGGATTGCGCAAGTTTGAGGTTATCTCTGCGGAGTCCCTTATGCGCGGCGCCCGTGCCAGCGTGGCGCTGGACGGCCACGCCATCCCCCCACATCCGGGACCAGAAGATATGGAAGAAGGGCCGCTGGCCAGCGCAGTCAGCGCCTATTCCGTGGCCGCCCCGGAACTCTTAGAAGCCACGGTGCGCTCCTTTGCTAGGGCACCGCTGCAGGTACTGGCGCGCATTGACGTCGCGGCCGGCGGTACCGGCATTCCGGCCGGCGAGAGTGCGCGCTTGCAAGGGCTGGGCCGGCTCATCGCGCAGGGTGGCGGCCCTGCCTTCGATCTCTTGCTGCCGAGCGTGGTCCATGCCGAGATTGCCGCCGGCGAGTTCTTCGGCCCTCGCAGTGGCCTCGTCGCCCGCGTTGCCTCCCGCCTAGCCGCGGTGCATACGGGCTTTGACCCGCGCGGTTTCGCCGTGCCCGAGGTCTACTACACCCGTCACCGCGCCGAGTATGCCGCCGCGGTGGGCAATTACCGCACCGCGCTTGCCGACGCCCTCTTAACCCACCTCGCCGCCTGGACCGCCGGCGGCAAAGAAGCCGACGCGATTGCCCGCGCGGCCTAG
- a CDS encoding RidA family protein, with protein sequence MGFHARLRELGYELPGVAKPLASYVPAVRVGDQVWTSGQLPLVEGALPLTGKVGAEVTTEQAQEQARIAALNALAAIDAEVGLDNVSRVVKIVGFVASDPAYADQPVVINGASDFIGEVFGDAGTHARSAVGVAALPKNAPVEIELIVEIAA encoded by the coding sequence ATGGGCTTTCATGCTCGCTTGCGGGAGCTGGGGTATGAGCTACCGGGCGTCGCCAAGCCGCTAGCGTCCTATGTGCCGGCCGTACGCGTGGGTGATCAGGTCTGGACTTCTGGCCAGCTTCCCCTCGTGGAGGGCGCCTTGCCGCTAACCGGCAAGGTTGGCGCCGAAGTCACCACGGAACAGGCCCAGGAACAGGCACGCATCGCGGCGCTCAATGCGCTCGCTGCTATCGATGCCGAAGTTGGTCTGGACAATGTCTCCCGCGTGGTAAAAATCGTGGGGTTTGTGGCCTCCGATCCGGCCTATGCCGACCAACCGGTAGTTATCAATGGCGCCTCCGATTTCATCGGTGAGGTCTTTGGGGATGCTGGAACGCATGCTCGCTCTGCCGTGGGCGTAGCCGCGTTGCCTAAAAACGCCCCGGTAGAGATCGAACTAATCGTAGAAATTGCTGCTTGA
- a CDS encoding alpha/beta fold hydrolase, which produces MAFAPLPPSTVELDGPYAHEFVHTRGIRLHVATAGDSTQPLVVLIHGAFGGWFDYQDVIAPLAQRGFHVAAVDMRGFGMSDKPPIDAGQDIRTLVGDISGLIQALGHDDAFVVGADTGGAVAWCLAAERPERVRGLASISAAHPVDLRRAIAARPWDFGWINLRSLLCRLPRVTRAQNLLLSPRAYRKELELDTGPLLADATLDRILDLRLRASRIGSVRRGILWNHRMRTAVVPLTWVELAVERPVLFIHAQQRLWNPVVRRAALRARRGFTATTVPGAKNLPHLEVPADFVATLAAWLQEHS; this is translated from the coding sequence ATGGCCTTCGCACCCCTGCCTCCCTCAACGGTGGAGCTGGATGGACCTTATGCGCATGAGTTCGTCCACACCCGCGGCATCCGCCTCCACGTCGCCACGGCAGGCGATAGCACGCAGCCACTCGTGGTGCTCATCCACGGCGCTTTTGGCGGGTGGTTCGATTATCAGGACGTCATAGCGCCGCTTGCCCAACGCGGCTTCCACGTCGCGGCCGTGGATATGCGAGGCTTTGGTATGTCCGATAAGCCGCCCATTGATGCGGGGCAGGATATCCGCACCTTGGTGGGCGATATTAGCGGGCTCATTCAGGCCTTGGGCCATGACGATGCCTTTGTGGTGGGCGCCGATACGGGTGGCGCGGTGGCATGGTGTTTGGCCGCAGAACGCCCTGAGCGGGTGCGCGGCCTGGCCTCCATTTCCGCCGCCCACCCGGTAGATCTGCGCCGCGCGATTGCCGCCCGGCCGTGGGATTTTGGCTGGATTAACCTGCGCTCGCTGCTGTGCCGCCTGCCGCGCGTTACCCGCGCCCAGAACCTACTGCTTAGCCCGCGCGCCTACCGCAAAGAGCTGGAGCTGGATACGGGGCCTTTGCTTGCCGACGCCACCCTAGACCGCATCCTCGATCTCCGCCTGCGCGCCTCCCGCATCGGCAGCGTCCGCCGTGGAATCCTGTGGAACCACCGCATGCGCACCGCCGTGGTTCCCTTGACCTGGGTGGAACTGGCAGTAGAGCGTCCCGTACTTTTCATCCACGCCCAGCAGCGACTGTGGAACCCCGTGGTCCGCCGCGCCGCCCTGCGCGCCCGCCGCGGATTTACCGCCACGACCGTCCCCGGCGCGAAGAACCTTCCGCACCTGGAAGTACCAGCGGATTTCGTTGCCACGCTGGCGGCGTGGCTACAAGAACATAGCTAG
- a CDS encoding MBL fold metallo-hydrolase encodes MEHPAYSQLRPVSQSVGVVLCDNPSYTALEGTNTWIIRAAEDSRAIVVDPGPEDEGHLNVVHRNAGEVALILITHRHDDHASGAQRLRQMTGAPIRAFDPSYCNGAEALQDGEHISLDGITPSLEVVHTPGHTADSTCFFVWSGEVGNSRLEGIISGDTIAGRHTVLLSETDGNLADYLQTLDTLEERGKDIALFPGHGPDLDDTSQVARKYIDRRHYRLDQIKEIRSRLGDDVDLNTLVNEMYDDVDPVLRHAAEQSTRTALKYLDGEAK; translated from the coding sequence ATGGAGCACCCCGCATATAGTCAATTGCGTCCCGTCAGCCAATCCGTTGGCGTAGTCCTTTGTGATAACCCCAGCTACACCGCCCTTGAGGGCACGAATACCTGGATTATTCGCGCCGCCGAAGACTCTCGGGCGATTGTCGTGGATCCCGGTCCCGAGGATGAAGGCCATCTCAACGTTGTGCACCGCAACGCAGGTGAGGTGGCTTTGATTTTGATTACCCACCGCCACGATGACCACGCTTCGGGCGCACAACGCTTGCGGCAGATGACCGGCGCCCCCATCCGCGCCTTCGATCCGAGCTACTGCAATGGTGCCGAGGCCCTTCAGGACGGCGAGCACATCTCCCTCGATGGCATCACCCCAAGTCTCGAGGTCGTGCACACCCCAGGCCATACCGCGGATTCCACCTGCTTTTTTGTGTGGAGCGGTGAGGTAGGAAATTCCCGCCTCGAAGGCATTATCTCCGGTGACACCATCGCCGGCCGCCACACCGTTCTGCTTTCGGAGACGGACGGTAACTTGGCTGATTACCTGCAGACCCTCGACACCTTGGAAGAGCGCGGCAAGGATATTGCGCTGTTCCCAGGACACGGTCCGGACTTGGATGACACCTCGCAGGTGGCCCGCAAGTACATTGACCGCCGCCACTACCGCCTTGACCAGATTAAGGAGATCCGCTCCCGCCTAGGCGATGATGTGGATTTGAATACCCTGGTCAACGAGATGTATGACGACGTGGACCCGGTGCTGCGCCACGCTGCGGAGCAGTCCACGCGCACCGCGCTGAAGTACTTGGACGGCGAGGCTAAATAA
- the ssd gene encoding septum site-determining protein Ssd produces MNALHPDSAVIVVAIGDEALRAEAVHAAAATSHDVLTVTDPRDVPRSLPGAYAVLVDSLMARVVAAARRTHTAPAPVLFLAADPGPIDYEAALACHAESAFIIPAQVKELLASIAAAGAPQEAWPGSATIAVVGASGGVGASTFAAALARTQCAADGRALLIDAHPYSGGLDLLLGVEAEPGARWPELTVGDGSIDAADLYRALPSTPDGVAVLSAARSTVADPFRLDMDLLARVVGAAHAGEGVCVVDCTPETIPDACTHVVIVVAAEVRSAASAAQLLVRLDAARRRCVVVLRQRQWASLSAAEVERIVHSTVLAELPTLRGLTRAVEIGGLPQRLPAPLRKAARAVLEEVGV; encoded by the coding sequence ATGAACGCATTACACCCTGATTCCGCCGTCATCGTTGTCGCTATTGGTGACGAAGCGCTGCGCGCCGAGGCCGTTCACGCCGCGGCTGCGACCAGCCACGATGTGCTGACCGTAACCGATCCCCGCGATGTCCCGCGCAGCTTGCCCGGCGCCTATGCGGTGCTGGTTGATTCCTTGATGGCCCGCGTGGTGGCAGCAGCGCGGCGCACCCACACCGCGCCTGCGCCCGTGCTTTTCCTGGCCGCGGACCCCGGGCCGATTGACTACGAGGCGGCGCTCGCCTGCCACGCGGAGAGCGCCTTTATCATCCCCGCCCAGGTGAAGGAGTTGCTGGCGAGCATCGCCGCGGCGGGCGCGCCGCAGGAAGCGTGGCCGGGCAGTGCGACCATCGCCGTGGTTGGCGCGAGCGGTGGGGTGGGCGCTTCTACCTTCGCGGCCGCGCTGGCCCGCACCCAGTGCGCAGCCGACGGTCGCGCCCTGCTTATCGACGCCCACCCATACTCCGGCGGCCTCGACCTCCTGCTCGGCGTAGAAGCGGAACCGGGGGCGCGTTGGCCGGAGCTTACCGTGGGCGATGGCAGCATCGATGCCGCCGATCTCTACCGCGCGCTGCCATCCACGCCTGATGGGGTAGCGGTGCTCTCGGCCGCGCGCAGCACCGTCGCGGATCCCTTCCGCTTGGACATGGACCTGCTTGCCCGGGTGGTAGGGGCGGCCCATGCGGGCGAAGGGGTATGCGTGGTGGATTGCACCCCGGAGACTATCCCGGATGCCTGTACCCACGTGGTCATCGTGGTGGCCGCGGAGGTGCGATCGGCCGCGTCGGCCGCGCAACTTCTGGTGCGTCTCGATGCTGCGCGGCGCAGATGCGTGGTGGTGCTGCGGCAACGCCAGTGGGCGTCGTTAAGCGCGGCAGAAGTAGAACGCATCGTCCACAGCACGGTGCTGGCAGAATTGCCGACGCTCCGGGGCCTCACCCGCGCGGTGGAAATCGGCGGCCTGCCGCAGCGCCTCCCCGCACCCTTGCGCAAGGCCGCCCGCGCGGTCCTCGAGGAGGTCGGCGTATGA
- a CDS encoding NUDIX hydrolase, with protein MSQLLPERTPEWLKPALGVDPSQVQELIGNRQASSLNGTNVQVPVKREAAVLMLLSGESAEEASILLTHRSPSMRSHSGQIAFPGGRRDPADTSLVDTALREAWEETDLQRNSVTPLEQWEQLHIRATGNPVSPILAHWTQPGEVYPASPDETDDVFLVPIRELADPRNRFMVGFRKWQGPAFHANGYVIWGFTAGVLSAILQHAGWSVPWDNNSVMDLRDSLTNSRNNEKMS; from the coding sequence ATGAGCCAACTCCTTCCCGAGCGCACGCCAGAATGGCTCAAGCCGGCGCTGGGGGTAGACCCCAGCCAGGTGCAAGAGCTCATTGGCAACCGCCAGGCTTCGTCCCTCAATGGCACCAATGTGCAGGTGCCGGTCAAGCGGGAAGCGGCCGTGCTCATGCTGCTGAGCGGTGAGAGCGCGGAGGAGGCCAGCATCTTGCTCACCCATCGATCGCCGTCCATGCGCTCGCACTCGGGCCAGATTGCCTTTCCCGGGGGCCGCCGAGATCCCGCCGATACCTCCCTGGTGGATACCGCGCTGCGGGAAGCCTGGGAGGAAACGGACCTGCAGCGCAACTCCGTGACCCCGCTGGAGCAGTGGGAGCAGCTGCATATCCGCGCCACCGGCAATCCGGTGAGCCCCATTTTGGCGCATTGGACCCAGCCGGGGGAGGTCTATCCCGCCAGCCCCGATGAAACCGATGACGTGTTTCTCGTGCCTATCCGGGAGTTGGCCGATCCGCGCAACCGCTTCATGGTGGGCTTTAGAAAGTGGCAAGGACCAGCATTTCACGCCAATGGTTACGTCATTTGGGGTTTTACCGCCGGCGTGCTCTCGGCAATATTGCAGCACGCTGGGTGGAGCGTTCCATGGGATAACAATTCAGTCATGGACCTGCGTGACTCCCTCACAAACTCCCGCAATAATGAGAAGATGTCCTAA
- a CDS encoding MarP family serine protease, with protein sequence MTPALIVDGLIVVAVLIALLSGWRNGALAAVLASIGVGAGVVLGIAVAPAALRLVDQPSLRLLLLVGILVLFVGVGQLIGSSLGGSVRDRMKARKTQRLDSAVGAVFQAFAALVVIWLISIPVATNLGGVAGQGLRDSRILGKLNSAAPAQVASLPNGVAAMLNESGLPPLVSPWQNSISTEEVEEPDPDVQDPEMVRRMRPSIIHVLGDAEECSRRLMGSGFVAADDYVITNAHVVAGTQTVRLDTKVGLKDATVVYYNPDVDVAVLHSRDLGIDPLPWAQAPAQTGDDAMVMGFPHSGPFDAEMARVRDRITISGPDIYSHGRVERDSYTVRGKIQQGNSGGPLVNTAGEVLGVVFGASVDDSETGYALTADEVNAQIGEITRLTHPVDTGECVAH encoded by the coding sequence ATGACTCCTGCGCTCATCGTTGACGGCCTGATTGTGGTCGCCGTCCTCATTGCGCTCCTGAGTGGGTGGCGCAATGGCGCCCTCGCGGCGGTATTGGCCTCCATTGGTGTGGGCGCTGGGGTAGTGCTAGGCATTGCCGTGGCCCCGGCCGCCCTGCGCTTGGTGGATCAGCCCTCGCTGCGCTTGCTGCTGTTAGTGGGAATCCTGGTGCTTTTTGTGGGCGTCGGGCAGCTTATCGGATCCTCGTTGGGTGGCAGCGTGCGCGATCGCATGAAGGCGCGCAAGACGCAGCGTCTTGATTCCGCCGTGGGTGCGGTTTTTCAAGCCTTTGCCGCCTTGGTGGTTATTTGGCTCATTTCTATCCCCGTGGCCACCAACTTAGGTGGGGTGGCCGGCCAGGGCCTGCGCGATTCCCGCATCTTGGGCAAGCTCAACTCGGCCGCACCGGCGCAGGTAGCGTCGCTGCCCAATGGGGTGGCGGCGATGCTCAACGAGTCCGGCCTGCCGCCGCTAGTCTCGCCGTGGCAAAACTCGATTAGCACCGAGGAAGTAGAAGAGCCGGACCCAGACGTGCAGGATCCGGAGATGGTGCGGCGCATGCGGCCGTCTATCATTCACGTGCTTGGCGACGCCGAAGAGTGCTCCCGCCGCCTCATGGGTTCCGGCTTCGTGGCGGCCGATGACTACGTGATCACCAATGCTCACGTAGTGGCCGGCACGCAGACCGTGCGCTTGGATACCAAGGTGGGCCTCAAGGACGCGACCGTGGTCTACTACAACCCGGATGTGGATGTGGCGGTGCTGCACTCGCGCGACCTGGGCATCGATCCACTGCCATGGGCCCAGGCCCCGGCCCAGACGGGCGATGATGCCATGGTTATGGGCTTCCCGCACTCCGGGCCTTTCGACGCCGAGATGGCGCGCGTGCGCGATCGCATCACCATTTCCGGCCCGGATATCTACTCGCATGGTCGCGTGGAACGCGATTCCTACACCGTGCGCGGCAAGATCCAACAGGGAAATTCCGGCGGGCCGCTGGTCAACACGGCCGGCGAGGTCCTCGGCGTGGTCTTCGGCGCCTCGGTGGATGATTCCGAGACGGGCTATGCCTTAACCGCCGATGAGGTCAACGCCCAGATCGGGGAGATCACGCGGCTTACCCACCCGGTAGATACCGGCGAGTGCGTGGCGCACTAG
- the glxR gene encoding CRP-like cAMP-activated global transcriptional regulator GlxR, whose amino-acid sequence MEGVQDILSRAGIFQGVDPVAVQHLIEQMETVRYPRGTTIFDEGEPGDRLYIITSGKIKLARHAPDGRENLLTVMGPSDMFGELSIFDPGPRTSSAVCVTEVQAATMNSELLKKWVGDHPEIAQQLLRVLARRLRRTNANLADLIFTDVPGRVAKTLLQLANRFGVQEGSALRVNHDLTQEEIAQLVGASRETVNKALATFAHRGWIRLEGKSVLIVDTEHLARRAR is encoded by the coding sequence GTGGAAGGCGTACAGGACATCCTCTCCCGCGCCGGAATCTTCCAAGGCGTTGATCCCGTTGCAGTGCAGCACCTTATCGAGCAGATGGAGACCGTGCGCTACCCGCGCGGAACCACCATCTTCGACGAAGGCGAGCCCGGTGACCGCTTGTACATCATCACCTCGGGCAAGATTAAGCTCGCCCGCCACGCCCCGGACGGCCGCGAAAACCTGCTGACGGTCATGGGCCCATCCGATATGTTTGGCGAGCTGTCCATCTTCGATCCGGGCCCGCGCACCTCCTCCGCAGTGTGTGTGACCGAGGTTCAGGCCGCCACCATGAACTCCGAGCTGCTCAAGAAGTGGGTTGGTGACCACCCCGAAATCGCCCAGCAGCTGCTGCGCGTGCTGGCTCGCCGCCTGCGCCGCACCAACGCCAACTTGGCTGACCTCATCTTCACCGACGTTCCGGGCCGCGTGGCAAAGACCTTGCTGCAGCTGGCTAACCGTTTCGGTGTTCAGGAAGGCAGCGCCCTGCGCGTGAACCACGACCTCACCCAGGAAGAGATTGCCCAGCTGGTGGGCGCTTCCCGTGAGACCGTCAACAAGGCGCTGGCCACCTTCGCGCACCGCGGTTGGATCCGCCTCGAAGGCAAGTCCGTGCTCATCGTCGATACCGAGCACCTCGCCCGCCGCGCTCGCTAA
- a CDS encoding phage holin family protein — MSNDGLFTDGTDQFAPKVNSIPLSDVDTSSSETSVGQLVSNATEQMSQLVRSEVELAKTELAESAKKGGIGAGLFGGAGTIALYSSFFFFFFLAELLAIWLDRWAAFLIVFLIMIVLAGILAFVGLKNVKQVKAPQKTIDSTKELKNLVPGKAQKSLDRKNTHGLYT; from the coding sequence GTGAGCAACGACGGACTTTTTACCGACGGTACTGATCAATTTGCACCGAAGGTGAACTCGATCCCTTTGAGTGACGTGGATACGTCCTCGTCCGAGACCTCGGTAGGCCAGCTGGTCTCCAACGCCACCGAGCAGATGTCCCAGCTCGTACGCTCCGAGGTGGAGCTAGCCAAGACCGAGCTGGCAGAGTCTGCTAAGAAGGGCGGCATCGGTGCAGGCCTCTTCGGCGGCGCAGGCACCATCGCACTGTATAGCTCCTTCTTCTTTTTCTTCTTCCTGGCTGAGCTCCTCGCCATCTGGCTGGACCGCTGGGCAGCGTTCCTGATCGTCTTCCTGATCATGATCGTCCTCGCCGGCATCCTGGCCTTCGTTGGTCTGAAAAATGTCAAGCAGGTCAAGGCCCCGCAAAAGACCATTGACTCCACCAAGGAGCTCAAGAACCTGGTTCCGGGCAAGGCGCAGAAGTCCCTGGACCGTAAGAACACCCACGGCCTCTACACCTAA